One segment of Carya illinoinensis cultivar Pawnee chromosome 1, C.illinoinensisPawnee_v1, whole genome shotgun sequence DNA contains the following:
- the LOC122276956 gene encoding PH, RCC1 and FYVE domains-containing protein 1-like isoform X2 — translation MADPASHGKHERDIEQDETTLVWYSNGEERNLKLSSVSRIIPGQRTAVFRRYLRPEKDYLSFSLLYNNGERSLDLICKDKAEAEVWFAGLKALISTGQQRSRRTRSDLSDLDKSGDFIQNGCPFGATLDFTSSIAQGRASCVWNSCESSLNLASSDVDSVRANMQMRTSSGDGVRFSVSSNPSCSSGGSGPDDIESLGDIYVWGEVLSDGISHDSSMSQVPTQTDVLTPKPLESNVVLDVHQIACGVRHVALVTRQGEVFTWGEESGGRLGHGIDKDFSRPHLVEFLAVTNVDFVSCGDYHTCAVSTSGDLFTWGDGTHNAGLLGHGTDVSHWIPKRVTGPLEGLQVLSVACGTWHSALATSNGKLFTFGDGTYGVLGHGNRESVSYPKEVQSLSGLKTIKIACGVWHTAAIVEVIGQTGANVSSKKLFTWGDGDKHRLGHGSKDTYLLPTCVSSLIDYNFHQLACGHTLTVGLTTSGHVFTMGATAYGQLGNPTSDGRVPCLVQDKLVGEFVEEISCGANHVAVLTSRSEVYTWGRGANGRLGHGNTEDRKYPTLVEALKDRHVKNIYCGSNFTSSICIHKWVSGADQSVCSGCRQAFGFTRKRHNCYNCGLVHCHACSSRKALKAALAPTPGKPHRVCDACYAKLKTADVGYTAHTNRKTTVPRRSIDSRERLDRVEARSSRVLLSPTTEPVKYLEIKSRNPGTRSDSPSIVRASQVPSLLQLKDIAFPSSFSALQNALKPVRPSPPHLHMNSRPASPYLRKPSPPRSGTPPFSRSLIDGLRKTNELLNQEVLKLQNDVRYLKQKCDAQDVELKNLHRNARQAASLAKEESSKYTVARELVKSVAEQLKEVIEKVPPEVSDSETFKDMHSQVEDFLNTTETSDISSSLPEDLESDQQYTSHITSSLNESSKMRDKMTQGHANIARVVEDGRNILQESNRPSVSDTKGPLSQPSSETGSRLPGSSTMRNEEKEVIEQFEPGVYVTVILLRDGTKIFKRVRFSKRRFNEHQAEEWWSKNKDRVVRRYSPTASPTLTGSSSTPAPDDEGSSSTPAPADDEGSSSTPVPADQENNEASESSQTN, via the exons ATGGCAGATCCTGCTAGTCATGGGAAACATGAGCGAGACATTGAGCAA GATGAAACAACACTGGTCTGGTACTCAAATGGAGAAGAAAGGAATCTGAAATTATCTTCAGTCTCACGGATTATCCCTGGACAGAGAACT GCTGTTTTTAGACGATATTTGCGTCCTGAAAAGGATTACTTGTCATTTTCCCTTCTATATAATAACGGGGAACGATCACTTGATCTG ATCTGCAAAGACAAAGCTGAGGCAGAGGTATGGTTTGCAGGCCTTAAGGCATTGATTTCTACTGGACAACAGCGTAGTAGAAGGACTAGAAGTGATCTTTCGGAT cTAGATAAAAGTGGTGACTTTATTCAGAACGGCTGTCCTTTTGGTGCAACACTAGATTTCACTTCAAGTATTGCTCAAGGCAGGGCATCTTGTGTTTGGAATTCTTGTGAATCTTCATTGAACTTGGCAAGCTCAGATGTGGATTCAGTGCGTGCCAATATGCAAATGAGAACAAGTTCTGGAGATGGTGTTCGTTTTAGTGTTTCCAGCAATCCTAGTTGTTCTAGTGGAGGATCTGGACCAGATGACATAGAATCATTGGGAGATATTTATGTATGGGGGGAGGTATTGAGCGATGGGATTTCACATGATAGTTCTATGAGTCAAGTTCCCACACAAACTGATGTCCTTACTCCTAAGCCCTTGGAGTCTAATGTTGTTCTTGATGTTCACCAGATTGCTTGTGGTGTGCGACATGTTGCTCTTGTAACAAGGCAAGGTGAGGTTTTTACCTGGGGAGAGGAATCCGGAGGTAGGCTTGGTCATGGGATTGATAAAGACTTTAGCCGCCCCCATCTTGTTGAGTTTCTAGCAGTTACTAATGTAGATTTTGTTTCATGTGGAGATTATCATACTTGTGCTGTATCTACATCTGGTGATTTGTTTACCTGGGGTGATGGTACCCATAATGCTGGACTTCTTGGTCATGGAACAGATGTTAGCCATTGGATACCTAAAAGGGTTACTGGTCCGTTAGAAGGACTTCAGGTTTTATCTGTTGCATGTGGCACATGGCATTCAGCATTGGCAACTTCCAATGGAAAATTGTTCACATTTGGTGATGGAACATATGGTGTTTTGGGACATGGAAATCGCGAGAGTGTTTCCTATCCCAAGGAGGTACAATCATTGAGTGGACTGAAGACTATTAAGATTGCTTGTGGAGTATGGCATACTGCAGCCATTGTAGAGGTTATCGGCCAGACTGGTGCCAATGTTTCGTCTAAAAAGTTGTTCACGTGGGGTGATGGTGACAAACACCGTTTGGGCCATGGAAGCAAGGACACTTATCTTCTTCCCACCTGTGTCTCTTCACTTATTGATTATAACTTCCACCAGCTTGCTTGTGGACATACACTGACTGTTGGCCTCACTACATCAGGTCATGTGTTTACCATGGGTGCCACTGCATACGGTCAGCTCGGCAATCCAACCTCTGATGGAAGGGTACCTTGCTTGGTACAAGATAAATTGGTTGGTGAATTTGTTGAAGAAATATCTTGTGGGGCAAATCATGTTGCCGTCCTTACATCTAGAAGTGAAGTATACACTTGGGGGAGAGGTGCCAATGGAAGATTGGGACATGGGAACACAGAAGACCGGAAATATCCAACACTAGTTGAAGCCTTAAAAGATAGGCatgtaaagaatatatattgtgGCTCAAACTTTACTTCAAGTATATGCATCCATAAATGGGTCTCTGGAGCAGACCAATCCGTTTGCTCTGGTTGTCGGCAAGCATTTGGTTTTACCAGAAAGAGGCACAATTGTTATAATTGTGGACTGGTGCATTGCCATGCTTGTAGTTCAAGAAAGGCATTGAAAGCAGCATTGGCTCCAACTCCTGGCAAACCCCATCGTGTATGTGATGCTTGCTATGCAAAACTTAAAACTGCTGACGTTGGCTACACTGCTCACACAAATAGAAAAACTACAGTTCCTCGCCGTTCAATAGATTCCAGGGAAAGATTAGATAGGGTAGAGGCAAGGTCGTCAAGGGTTTTGCTGTCTCCCACTACAGAACCAGTCAAATACCTTGAGATCAAGTCCAGAAATCCTGGGACTAGATCTGATTCTCCTTCTATAGTGCGGGCTTCTCAAGTTCCATCACTGTTACAACTGAAAGATATTGCATTTCCAAGTTCATTCAGTGCTCTTCAAAATGCTTTGAAGCCTGTAAGGCCATCGCCGCCTCATCTCCACATGAACTCAAGACCTGCTTCACCATACTTGAGGAAACCAAGCCCTCCACGCTCTGGCACTCCCCCATTCTCTAGGAGTCTTATTGATGGTCTCAGGAAGACAAATGAACTATTGAATCAAGAAGTCTTGAAGTTGCAAAACGAT GTTAGATATTTGAAGCAAAAGTGCGATGCACAAGATGTGGAGCTTAAGAATTTACATAGAAATGCTAGACAAGCTGCTTCATTAGCTAAAGAGGAATCTTCCAAGTATACAGTAGCAAGGGAACTTGTCAAGTCTGTTGCAGAACAG TTGAAGGAAGTGATAGAGAAGGTGCCTCCAGAGGTTTCTGACAGTGAAACCTTTAAAGACATGCATTCTCAAGttgaagattttttaaacaCAACTGAAACATCTGATATATCTTCGTCTCTGCCTGAAGACTTAGAGTCTGACCAACAATACACATCTCATATAACATCCTCTCTCAATGAGTCTTCTAAGATGCGAGATAAAATGACTCAAGGCCATGCAAATATTGCAAGAGTTGTGGAGGATGGGAGAAATATTCTTCAGGAGAGTAATAGACCATCTGTTTCTGACACAAAAGGTCCTCTATCTCAACCAAGCTCAGAAACTGGCTCAAGATTGCCTGGATCATCAACAATGaggaatgaagaaaaagaagttaTTGAACAATTTGAACCCGGTGTTTATGTTACAGTCATTCTACTTCGAGATGGTACTAAAATTTTTAAGCGAGTGAGATTCAG TAAACGAAGGTTTAACGAGCACCAGGCAGAGGAATGGTGGAGTAAAAACAAAGATAGAGTAGTTAGGAGATACAGTCCAACAGCAAGCCCTACTTTAACGGGATCATCTAGCACTCCAGCACCTGATGATGAAGGATCATCAAGCACTCCAGCACCTGCTGATGATGAAGGATCATCTAGCACTCCAGTACCTGCTGATCAGGAAAATAACGAGGCATCAGAATCTTCCCAAACTAATTAG
- the LOC122276956 gene encoding PH, RCC1 and FYVE domains-containing protein 1-like isoform X1 has protein sequence MADPASHGKHERDIEQALIALKKGTQLIKYSRKGKPKLCPFRISTDETTLVWYSNGEERNLKLSSVSRIIPGQRTAVFRRYLRPEKDYLSFSLLYNNGERSLDLICKDKAEAEVWFAGLKALISTGQQRSRRTRSDLSDLDKSGDFIQNGCPFGATLDFTSSIAQGRASCVWNSCESSLNLASSDVDSVRANMQMRTSSGDGVRFSVSSNPSCSSGGSGPDDIESLGDIYVWGEVLSDGISHDSSMSQVPTQTDVLTPKPLESNVVLDVHQIACGVRHVALVTRQGEVFTWGEESGGRLGHGIDKDFSRPHLVEFLAVTNVDFVSCGDYHTCAVSTSGDLFTWGDGTHNAGLLGHGTDVSHWIPKRVTGPLEGLQVLSVACGTWHSALATSNGKLFTFGDGTYGVLGHGNRESVSYPKEVQSLSGLKTIKIACGVWHTAAIVEVIGQTGANVSSKKLFTWGDGDKHRLGHGSKDTYLLPTCVSSLIDYNFHQLACGHTLTVGLTTSGHVFTMGATAYGQLGNPTSDGRVPCLVQDKLVGEFVEEISCGANHVAVLTSRSEVYTWGRGANGRLGHGNTEDRKYPTLVEALKDRHVKNIYCGSNFTSSICIHKWVSGADQSVCSGCRQAFGFTRKRHNCYNCGLVHCHACSSRKALKAALAPTPGKPHRVCDACYAKLKTADVGYTAHTNRKTTVPRRSIDSRERLDRVEARSSRVLLSPTTEPVKYLEIKSRNPGTRSDSPSIVRASQVPSLLQLKDIAFPSSFSALQNALKPVRPSPPHLHMNSRPASPYLRKPSPPRSGTPPFSRSLIDGLRKTNELLNQEVLKLQNDVRYLKQKCDAQDVELKNLHRNARQAASLAKEESSKYTVARELVKSVAEQLKEVIEKVPPEVSDSETFKDMHSQVEDFLNTTETSDISSSLPEDLESDQQYTSHITSSLNESSKMRDKMTQGHANIARVVEDGRNILQESNRPSVSDTKGPLSQPSSETGSRLPGSSTMRNEEKEVIEQFEPGVYVTVILLRDGTKIFKRVRFSKRRFNEHQAEEWWSKNKDRVVRRYSPTASPTLTGSSSTPAPDDEGSSSTPAPADDEGSSSTPVPADQENNEASESSQTN, from the exons ATGGCAGATCCTGCTAGTCATGGGAAACATGAGCGAGACATTGAGCAA GCGCTCATTGCTTTGAAAAAAGGTACTCAATTAATAAAGTATAGTCGGAAAGGGAAGCCTAAGCTCTGCCCATTCAGAATTTCTACG GATGAAACAACACTGGTCTGGTACTCAAATGGAGAAGAAAGGAATCTGAAATTATCTTCAGTCTCACGGATTATCCCTGGACAGAGAACT GCTGTTTTTAGACGATATTTGCGTCCTGAAAAGGATTACTTGTCATTTTCCCTTCTATATAATAACGGGGAACGATCACTTGATCTG ATCTGCAAAGACAAAGCTGAGGCAGAGGTATGGTTTGCAGGCCTTAAGGCATTGATTTCTACTGGACAACAGCGTAGTAGAAGGACTAGAAGTGATCTTTCGGAT cTAGATAAAAGTGGTGACTTTATTCAGAACGGCTGTCCTTTTGGTGCAACACTAGATTTCACTTCAAGTATTGCTCAAGGCAGGGCATCTTGTGTTTGGAATTCTTGTGAATCTTCATTGAACTTGGCAAGCTCAGATGTGGATTCAGTGCGTGCCAATATGCAAATGAGAACAAGTTCTGGAGATGGTGTTCGTTTTAGTGTTTCCAGCAATCCTAGTTGTTCTAGTGGAGGATCTGGACCAGATGACATAGAATCATTGGGAGATATTTATGTATGGGGGGAGGTATTGAGCGATGGGATTTCACATGATAGTTCTATGAGTCAAGTTCCCACACAAACTGATGTCCTTACTCCTAAGCCCTTGGAGTCTAATGTTGTTCTTGATGTTCACCAGATTGCTTGTGGTGTGCGACATGTTGCTCTTGTAACAAGGCAAGGTGAGGTTTTTACCTGGGGAGAGGAATCCGGAGGTAGGCTTGGTCATGGGATTGATAAAGACTTTAGCCGCCCCCATCTTGTTGAGTTTCTAGCAGTTACTAATGTAGATTTTGTTTCATGTGGAGATTATCATACTTGTGCTGTATCTACATCTGGTGATTTGTTTACCTGGGGTGATGGTACCCATAATGCTGGACTTCTTGGTCATGGAACAGATGTTAGCCATTGGATACCTAAAAGGGTTACTGGTCCGTTAGAAGGACTTCAGGTTTTATCTGTTGCATGTGGCACATGGCATTCAGCATTGGCAACTTCCAATGGAAAATTGTTCACATTTGGTGATGGAACATATGGTGTTTTGGGACATGGAAATCGCGAGAGTGTTTCCTATCCCAAGGAGGTACAATCATTGAGTGGACTGAAGACTATTAAGATTGCTTGTGGAGTATGGCATACTGCAGCCATTGTAGAGGTTATCGGCCAGACTGGTGCCAATGTTTCGTCTAAAAAGTTGTTCACGTGGGGTGATGGTGACAAACACCGTTTGGGCCATGGAAGCAAGGACACTTATCTTCTTCCCACCTGTGTCTCTTCACTTATTGATTATAACTTCCACCAGCTTGCTTGTGGACATACACTGACTGTTGGCCTCACTACATCAGGTCATGTGTTTACCATGGGTGCCACTGCATACGGTCAGCTCGGCAATCCAACCTCTGATGGAAGGGTACCTTGCTTGGTACAAGATAAATTGGTTGGTGAATTTGTTGAAGAAATATCTTGTGGGGCAAATCATGTTGCCGTCCTTACATCTAGAAGTGAAGTATACACTTGGGGGAGAGGTGCCAATGGAAGATTGGGACATGGGAACACAGAAGACCGGAAATATCCAACACTAGTTGAAGCCTTAAAAGATAGGCatgtaaagaatatatattgtgGCTCAAACTTTACTTCAAGTATATGCATCCATAAATGGGTCTCTGGAGCAGACCAATCCGTTTGCTCTGGTTGTCGGCAAGCATTTGGTTTTACCAGAAAGAGGCACAATTGTTATAATTGTGGACTGGTGCATTGCCATGCTTGTAGTTCAAGAAAGGCATTGAAAGCAGCATTGGCTCCAACTCCTGGCAAACCCCATCGTGTATGTGATGCTTGCTATGCAAAACTTAAAACTGCTGACGTTGGCTACACTGCTCACACAAATAGAAAAACTACAGTTCCTCGCCGTTCAATAGATTCCAGGGAAAGATTAGATAGGGTAGAGGCAAGGTCGTCAAGGGTTTTGCTGTCTCCCACTACAGAACCAGTCAAATACCTTGAGATCAAGTCCAGAAATCCTGGGACTAGATCTGATTCTCCTTCTATAGTGCGGGCTTCTCAAGTTCCATCACTGTTACAACTGAAAGATATTGCATTTCCAAGTTCATTCAGTGCTCTTCAAAATGCTTTGAAGCCTGTAAGGCCATCGCCGCCTCATCTCCACATGAACTCAAGACCTGCTTCACCATACTTGAGGAAACCAAGCCCTCCACGCTCTGGCACTCCCCCATTCTCTAGGAGTCTTATTGATGGTCTCAGGAAGACAAATGAACTATTGAATCAAGAAGTCTTGAAGTTGCAAAACGAT GTTAGATATTTGAAGCAAAAGTGCGATGCACAAGATGTGGAGCTTAAGAATTTACATAGAAATGCTAGACAAGCTGCTTCATTAGCTAAAGAGGAATCTTCCAAGTATACAGTAGCAAGGGAACTTGTCAAGTCTGTTGCAGAACAG TTGAAGGAAGTGATAGAGAAGGTGCCTCCAGAGGTTTCTGACAGTGAAACCTTTAAAGACATGCATTCTCAAGttgaagattttttaaacaCAACTGAAACATCTGATATATCTTCGTCTCTGCCTGAAGACTTAGAGTCTGACCAACAATACACATCTCATATAACATCCTCTCTCAATGAGTCTTCTAAGATGCGAGATAAAATGACTCAAGGCCATGCAAATATTGCAAGAGTTGTGGAGGATGGGAGAAATATTCTTCAGGAGAGTAATAGACCATCTGTTTCTGACACAAAAGGTCCTCTATCTCAACCAAGCTCAGAAACTGGCTCAAGATTGCCTGGATCATCAACAATGaggaatgaagaaaaagaagttaTTGAACAATTTGAACCCGGTGTTTATGTTACAGTCATTCTACTTCGAGATGGTACTAAAATTTTTAAGCGAGTGAGATTCAG TAAACGAAGGTTTAACGAGCACCAGGCAGAGGAATGGTGGAGTAAAAACAAAGATAGAGTAGTTAGGAGATACAGTCCAACAGCAAGCCCTACTTTAACGGGATCATCTAGCACTCCAGCACCTGATGATGAAGGATCATCAAGCACTCCAGCACCTGCTGATGATGAAGGATCATCTAGCACTCCAGTACCTGCTGATCAGGAAAATAACGAGGCATCAGAATCTTCCCAAACTAATTAG